ACACAGAGTCGTAGGTGTGGGACAGATAGCCAGCCCCCGTCTCGTAGGTGCTAAAGGTGTTAATCGTTACAACATTGCCATGGATATGGCGATGGACAAGTACCACTTCGTTGTTGCGCACTTTGTAGCGATCGCCCGTTGCCTTACCGCCCATGATAATTTCCACCGCGCCGGACTCATCGGTCTCGCCAAAGGTGAAGGTGTTGGCTCCGTGGGTTTGCTCAAAGGCACGTCGAACTCGGTGAATAGCCGTTTCCCACAGTTGACCTTGAATTGCTTTCAGAACTTCTTCGTCCTCAATCCCCGTCACCTCACCCTTATAGCCCATACGTGGATCCGGAGAGACCTTGGCCTGTCCCTGGAACACCTGGTCACCACAACGATAGGTCACATCTGCGGTATAGCCGGGAAAGCTGGAATCCCAGGTATAACGGTTTTCATAGGCCGCCCGAAACAGGGTGGTTGCATCTGCGCCTACAGCAATGTTCATCAGTCTTCTCCATGAAAGTCTGTTCTATCTTAGCGTTCTGCCTTGCTAGATTTAGCGGAGCTGGGATAGGGAGACCCGACAGGCTGAGATAGGGAGACCCGATAGGCTGGGATAGGGAGACCCGATCGATCCTGGCTGCAAAAACGCAGTAACTGCCAGAAAAATACAGTAAAAAACCAGCCTAGAGATGGTAGAAGGCTGGCTTACACTGAATATCAGGACTGTCAGGTAGACGGACTTTCGGCAGATGCTCTTGCTAGATTTGGTAGATTAGAGGTTTAGATCCAACGCGATTTAAATTCGTAGTTTTAATTCAGAGTTTAAATCTAGCTGGGTGGTAGATGGCCCTTGAAAAATTCCTACTACCGGACAAGGACCCAAACTTGCGTACTTGTTGACAGTTTAAGGGTCAACGATCGCCAGATTCTTGAGTAAATTCCCCATACTTTTGATGAGGAATTGATGAAGCGGGATCAGCGTATTTTGTACAGAAGCGCCTGAATGGTCGGGCCATATCTGACGAGCAAGACTTAACTTGCTCACAGGTTATTGCTCACAGGTTATTGCTCACGGGCAATTGAGCACGAGCAGTTGATCACGGGCAATTGCTTACGGGCAATATATCCGGCAAGGGAGATGGTTAGGCTGAATGTCGATCACGCGATCGACCCATTGTGGCTCTTCCAGCAACGGTTGAATAAACAGTTCTGGATGCAGTGCTTTCCAAAAATATTTCACGAAGTCAGTAATTTCTGCGTCGCTCATCCCCGGCTTGCCCTGGGCGATCATGCGATGTTCTGCCTCGCAGCGCCATTGGATACTCAAACGGTAGTCTGGCACCTGCAAAACAATCAACCGATCGAGCAACTCCCACAATGGCTGATAGGCATACAAGTTCCGGTTCATATCCCGAGCAAACTGGCGATCGGCCTCCGTCACGATCGGTTCCGGCGCAGAGTCAAACATAAACGGCGCAACGGGCCGACAGCCGACAAACCAGCCCTCAAACAACACCACATCTGCCAGCGCAATCCGCTCGGACTGGCGGCGATCGCCCGCCCCCTGGAAGGCTGATTTATCGAAGCGTGGCAGGTCTACGGGAAATTGCTGCGATCGTATTTTTTCCAAGACCGTTAACCCCAATTCCACGTCATGGGTTCCGGGTGGCCCTCGTCGATCGAGACGCGGATCCCGCAATCGCAAGGCTTGACGCTCAGCATAGGTCAAGTACAGATCATCCAGGGAAAAGCCGATCGCGCGCTGGCCCAAGTGCTGCAATAGAATCGCCAAAATTTGGGTCAATGTAGTTTTGCCTGTGCCCTGACCGCCCAAAAAGCCTACGATCAACGGCTGCGCTTGTTGCTTTCGCCATTCTGCAATCTGCTGCGCTAGGGGAATCCACACCTGCCATAACGGAGGCAGCAAATCCTCAGGAAAAGCTAAGGCTTGGGAAAAGGTTTGAAAATCAGCATAAATCCGCTGTA
Above is a window of Alkalinema sp. FACHB-956 DNA encoding:
- a CDS encoding glycerate kinase, encoding MGDLSQPLQEFLAGQASIATVARQLAARRLVDPGPQAVPEADRPSDDPQALQTEIEARLTFLQRIYADFQTFSQALAFPEDLLPPLWQVWIPLAQQIAEWRKQQAQPLIVGFLGGQGTGKTTLTQILAILLQHLGQRAIGFSLDDLYLTYAERQALRLRDPRLDRRGPPGTHDVELGLTVLEKIRSQQFPVDLPRFDKSAFQGAGDRRQSERIALADVVLFEGWFVGCRPVAPFMFDSAPEPIVTEADRQFARDMNRNLYAYQPLWELLDRLIVLQVPDYRLSIQWRCEAEHRMIAQGKPGMSDAEITDFVKYFWKALHPELFIQPLLEEPQWVDRVIDIQPNHLPCRIYCP
- a CDS encoding DUF3386 domain-containing protein — encoded protein: MNIAVGADATTLFRAAYENRYTWDSSFPGYTADVTYRCGDQVFQGQAKVSPDPRMGYKGEVTGIEDEEVLKAIQGQLWETAIHRVRRAFEQTHGANTFTFGETDESGAVEIIMGGKATGDRYKVRNNEVVLVHRHIHGNVVTINTFSTYETGAGYLSHTYDSVYHDPQTGVQTSPKQLFEDSYEEVNGYTVLNKRVITTEDNSQPVEFVFTNIQLLA